In Methanothermus fervidus DSM 2088, a single genomic region encodes these proteins:
- a CDS encoding SSU ribosomal protein S5P (COGs: COG0098 Ribosomal protein S5~InterPro IPR018192: IPR005711: IPR014720: IPR014721: IPR 020568: IPR013810: IPR005324~KEGG: mth:MTH23 30S ribosomal protein S5P~PFAM: Ribosomal protein S5 ; ribosomal protein S5 domain protein~SPTR: O26131 30S ribosomal protein S5P~TIGRFAM: ribosomal protein S5~PFAM: Ribosomal protein S5, N-terminal domain; Ribosomal protein S5, C-terminal domain~TIGRFAM: ribosomal protein S5(archaeal type)/S2(eukaryote cytosolic type)) — MSVDIEEWEPKTKVGRMVKEGVITDIDEILKKGLPIMEHEIVDILLPDLEEEVLDVNLVQRMHKSGRKVRFRVTVAVGNKDGYVGVGVGKAKEVGPAIRKAIDNAKYNIIKVRRGCGDWGCICGEKHSIPFKVTGKCGSVRVTLLPAPRGVGLAIGDVGKAVLRLAGIEDVWSRTKGKTQTTINFAKATFDALKRLNYMKVKESTPSSQ, encoded by the coding sequence ATGAGTGTAGATATAGAAGAATGGGAGCCAAAAACAAAAGTAGGTAGGATGGTTAAAGAAGGCGTAATAACAGATATAGATGAAATTTTGAAAAAAGGACTTCCTATAATGGAGCATGAAATTGTAGATATTTTACTTCCTGATTTGGAAGAAGAAGTTTTAGATGTAAATTTAGTACAGAGAATGCATAAATCAGGTAGAAAAGTAAGATTTAGAGTCACAGTAGCTGTTGGAAATAAAGATGGATATGTTGGCGTTGGTGTGGGAAAAGCCAAAGAAGTTGGACCAGCAATTAGAAAAGCAATAGACAATGCTAAATACAACATAATAAAAGTTAGAAGAGGTTGTGGAGATTGGGGATGCATCTGTGGGGAAAAACACTCAATACCATTTAAAGTAACAGGTAAATGTGGAAGTGTTAGAGTTACTCTTTTACCTGCACCTAGGGGTGTAGGTTTAGCAATTGGAGATGTAGGAAAAGCAGTTTTAAGGTTAGCTGGTATTGAGGATGTATGGTCAAGAACAAAAGGTAAAACTCAAACAACTATTAATTTTGCTAAAGCAACTTTTGATGCTTTGAAACGATTAAATTACATGAAAGTCAAAGAAAGTACACCGAGCTCTCAGTAG
- a CDS encoding LSU ribosomal protein L30P (COGs: COG1841 Ribosomal protein L30/L7E~InterPro IPR018038: IPR005997: IPR016082: IPR000517~KEGG: mth:MTH24 50S ribosomal protein L30P~PFAM: ribosomal protein L30~SPTR: O26132 50S ribosomal protein L30P~TIGRFAM: ribosomal protein L30P~PFAM: Ribosomal protein L30p/L7e~TIGRFAM: 50S ribosomal protein L30P, archaeal), translated as MYAVVRVRGRVGVRRDIADTLKMLRLHRVNHAVLVDETPSYEGMLQKAKDYITWGEIDLDTLVELIKKRGRLPGNKRVDEEYFKELGYSSIKEFAKALLNNETSLEDAGLKPVFRLHPPRKGYESVKKPFSEGGSLGYRGKKINELLKRMI; from the coding sequence ATGTATGCAGTTGTTAGAGTAAGGGGAAGAGTAGGTGTTAGAAGAGACATAGCAGATACTCTTAAGATGCTTAGACTTCACAGAGTAAATCATGCTGTACTTGTCGATGAGACTCCAAGTTATGAAGGAATGTTACAAAAAGCAAAAGATTACATTACATGGGGAGAAATAGACTTAGATACACTTGTTGAATTAATTAAAAAACGGGGTAGATTACCAGGAAACAAAAGAGTTGACGAGGAATATTTCAAAGAACTTGGTTATTCTTCTATAAAAGAATTTGCAAAAGCATTGCTTAACAATGAAACTTCTCTAGAAGATGCAGGGCTAAAACCAGTATTTAGGTTACATCCTCCAAGAAAAGGTTATGAAAGTGTAAAAAAACCATTTTCAGAAGGCGGAAGCTTAGGTTATCGTGGAAAAAAAATAAATGAATTATTAAAAAGAATGATTTAG
- a CDS encoding LSU ribosomal protein L15P (COGs: COG0200 Ribosomal protein L15~InterPro IPR001196~KEGG: mth:MTH25 50S ribosomal protein L15P~PFAM: ribosomal protein L15~SPTR: O26133 50S ribosomal protein L15P~PFAM: Ribosomal protein L18e/L15): MIRKRRKITRMRGTRTVGGGSAKKRRGAGNRGGRGMAGSHKHLWTWIVKYKPDHFGKRGFKRPKAVTREVKSINLKEIDEKLDELLEKNLAEEKNGMIYIDLEKLGYDKLLGAGQISRPISVKSPEISKKAKEKIIEAGGEIR, from the coding sequence ATGATACGAAAACGACGAAAAATTACGAGGATGAGAGGAACAAGGACTGTCGGTGGTGGCAGTGCAAAAAAAAGAAGAGGTGCAGGAAATCGTGGTGGAAGGGGAATGGCCGGAAGCCACAAGCATCTCTGGACATGGATTGTCAAATATAAGCCAGATCATTTTGGTAAAAGAGGATTTAAGCGTCCAAAAGCAGTTACAAGAGAAGTAAAAAGTATAAATTTAAAAGAAATTGATGAAAAATTAGATGAATTGTTAGAAAAAAATTTAGCAGAAGAAAAGAATGGAATGATATATATTGATTTGGAAAAATTAGGATATGATAAGTTGTTAGGTGCTGGTCAAATATCAAGGCCTATATCAGTTAAATCACCAGAAATTTCAAAAAAAGCTAAAGAAAAAATAATAGAGGCTGGTGGAGAAATTAGATAG
- a CDS encoding protein translocase subunit secY/sec61 alpha (COGs: COG0201 Preprotein translocase subunit SecY~InterPro IPR002208: IPR019561~KEGG: mth:MTH26 preprotein translocase subunit SecY~PFAM: SecY protein; Translocon Sec61/SecY, plug domain~SPTR: O26134 Preprotein translocase subunit secY~TIGRFAM: preprotein translocase, SecY subunit~PFAM: Plug domain of Sec61p; eubacterial secY protein~TIGRFAM: preprotein translocase, SecY subunit), translating into MQEVSKLKRSFEPIFSILPYVKAPAYRVPLKEKLKWTGIVLILYYLLTQIPLYGLSPTAVDQFAQLRAVIAGSYGSILTLGIGPIVTASIVLQLLVGGKILRLDLSRHEDRAFFQSFQKLLSIIFVVLEGSALIVSGALPPISQAFAPILLLQIVIGGILVIYLDEVVSKWGLGSGVGLFIAAGVSQAIIVGAFNPFPSPAQPGVPAGRITGFIYLLATGQMPDFQTYLLPVISLIFVFLVVVYAESMRVEIPIAHGGGKYLKVPIQKYPIKFLYPSNMPVILTSALLVNLQMIAMMFQKIGHPILGIVERGRPISGLVYYLSPPRGIDVLLVDPAHALIYGIVFISLCIVFAWFWVEVANLGPRDLADQLYKMGIKIPGFRGSKRHIERILNRYIPPLTILGGAFVGFLAFGADLTGSLGGGTGVLLTVGILHNLYEEIAREQMMELHPALRRFFK; encoded by the coding sequence TTGCAAGAAGTTTCTAAATTAAAAAGAAGTTTTGAACCAATATTTTCTATATTACCTTATGTAAAGGCGCCTGCATACAGAGTTCCACTTAAAGAAAAATTAAAATGGACAGGAATAGTTTTAATATTATATTACTTACTTACACAAATACCTCTTTATGGTCTTAGCCCTACTGCTGTTGACCAATTTGCACAATTAAGAGCTGTTATAGCCGGTAGTTATGGATCAATATTAACTTTAGGTATTGGACCAATTGTGACAGCTTCAATAGTATTGCAACTACTAGTAGGTGGAAAAATTTTAAGGTTAGATTTGTCTAGACATGAAGATAGAGCATTTTTCCAAAGTTTCCAAAAACTTTTATCGATAATTTTTGTTGTATTGGAAGGAAGTGCACTGATAGTAAGCGGTGCCCTTCCACCAATCTCACAAGCCTTTGCACCAATTTTACTCCTTCAAATTGTAATAGGAGGAATTTTAGTAATTTATCTTGATGAAGTTGTATCCAAATGGGGACTTGGAAGCGGGGTTGGACTTTTCATAGCTGCAGGAGTTTCACAAGCAATAATTGTAGGAGCATTTAATCCATTTCCATCCCCTGCACAACCAGGAGTCCCTGCTGGTAGAATAACAGGGTTTATATATCTTCTAGCAACAGGACAAATGCCAGATTTCCAAACATATCTATTGCCAGTTATATCATTGATATTTGTATTTTTAGTTGTTGTGTATGCAGAAAGTATGCGTGTAGAAATTCCAATAGCACATGGTGGTGGAAAATATCTTAAAGTTCCAATTCAAAAATATCCAATCAAATTTTTATACCCAAGTAACATGCCTGTAATTCTCACAAGTGCACTTCTTGTCAATCTTCAAATGATTGCAATGATGTTCCAAAAGATTGGTCATCCAATACTTGGCATTGTTGAAAGAGGCAGGCCAATAAGTGGTTTAGTTTATTATTTAAGCCCGCCACGTGGAATAGATGTATTATTGGTAGATCCCGCCCATGCATTGATTTATGGAATTGTATTTATATCTCTTTGTATTGTTTTTGCATGGTTCTGGGTAGAAGTGGCAAATTTAGGTCCTAGAGATCTTGCAGATCAGTTATATAAAATGGGTATTAAAATACCAGGGTTTAGGGGAAGCAAAAGACATATCGAAAGAATATTGAATAGATACATCCCACCATTAACAATCCTTGGAGGAGCATTTGTAGGATTCCTAGCTTTTGGAGCAGATCTAACAGGGTCCTTAGGTGGAGGCACTGGTGTATTATTAACTGTCGGAATACTACATAATCTATACGAAGAAATAGCACGAGAACAAATGATGGAATTACATCCAGCATTAAGAAGATTTTTCAAATGA
- a CDS encoding Adenylate kinase (COGs: COG2019 adenylate kinase~KEGG: mth:MTH27 adenylate kinase~PRIAM: Adenylate kinase~SPTR: O26135 Adenylate kinase) — MKTVVITGVPGSGTTTVLKNALKNLNYVNVNYGDVMLEIAKEKKLVEDRDQIRKLPSDIQREIQKEAARKIRKIAEKENVIVDTHCTIKTPTGFLPGLPKWVLDELNPQLFILVEADPEEILVRRINDKSRSRDMEKINEIKLHQEMNRAAAMAYAVLTGASVKIIENHDEKLDEAVNELVNILEGVKQ; from the coding sequence ATGAAAACTGTGGTAATAACTGGAGTACCAGGTTCTGGAACTACAACCGTATTAAAAAACGCATTAAAAAATCTGAATTACGTAAATGTTAATTATGGTGACGTAATGTTAGAAATTGCAAAGGAAAAGAAACTAGTCGAAGATAGAGATCAAATAAGAAAATTACCATCGGATATACAAAGAGAAATCCAAAAAGAGGCTGCAAGAAAAATTAGAAAGATTGCAGAAAAAGAAAATGTTATTGTAGATACTCACTGTACAATAAAAACACCAACAGGATTTCTTCCAGGGCTTCCTAAATGGGTATTAGATGAATTAAATCCACAATTATTTATATTGGTTGAGGCAGACCCAGAAGAAATATTAGTTAGACGCATAAATGATAAATCAAGATCCAGAGACATGGAAAAGATAAATGAAATAAAGCTCCACCAAGAGATGAACAGAGCAGCTGCAATGGCTTATGCTGTGTTAACAGGTGCAAGTGTAAAAATAATAGAAAACCATGATGAAAAATTAGATGAAGCTGTTAATGAACTTGTTAATATATTAGAAGGTGTGAAACAATGA
- a CDS encoding protein of unknown function DUF106 transmembrane (COGs: COG1422 membrane protein~InterPro IPR002809~KEGG: mth:MTH28 hypothetical protein~PFAM: protein of unknown function DUF106 transmembrane~SPTR: O26136 Conserved protein~PFAM: Integral membrane protein DUF106) yields MTIFLNPVALDPNPNNPLFTIFLISIFVAFISTLASKILIDHEKLEKHKKEIEKFQKELKKISSSSDPEAMRKLQEKQIEFFDKQKEIMIMSFKPLLVTFIPILLVFYWMARDPHISKTVVILPKVAYYLLLVPLWHMLYPPHHPLPPYSIGWLGWYILCTLTLSQIFRKLMGVKA; encoded by the coding sequence ATGACAATTTTTTTAAATCCGGTTGCTTTAGATCCTAATCCAAATAATCCACTCTTCACAATATTTTTAATATCAATTTTTGTAGCTTTTATAAGTACTTTAGCTAGTAAAATATTAATAGACCATGAAAAATTAGAAAAACATAAAAAAGAAATAGAAAAGTTTCAAAAAGAATTAAAGAAAATAAGTTCATCATCCGACCCCGAAGCGATGAGAAAATTACAAGAAAAACAAATAGAATTTTTTGACAAACAAAAAGAAATAATGATAATGTCATTCAAACCATTATTAGTAACTTTCATTCCAATACTTCTTGTATTTTATTGGATGGCACGTGATCCACATATATCAAAGACTGTAGTAATACTACCAAAAGTTGCCTATTATTTATTACTTGTGCCACTTTGGCACATGTTATATCCACCACATCATCCTTTACCACCTTACTCAATAGGATGGTTAGGTTGGTATATACTCTGTACCCTTACATTGTCACAAATATTCAGAAAACTTATGGGAGTAAAAGCATAA
- a CDS encoding LSU ribosomal protein L34E (COGs: COG2174 Ribosomal protein L34E~InterPro IPR018065: IPR008195~KEGG: mth:MTH29 50S ribosomal protein L34e~PFAM: Ribosomal protein L34e~SPTR: O26137 50S ribosomal protein L34e~PFAM: Ribosomal protein L34e), protein MPQPRYRSRSYRKVFKRTPGGRTVVHYEKRKPNPARCAGCGKVLHGVPRERPYRIRKLSKTKRRPNRPYGGYYCSECMRKVFKKEARSI, encoded by the coding sequence ATGCCACAACCAAGATATAGATCCAGATCATACCGAAAAGTTTTCAAAAGGACACCTGGTGGAAGAACTGTAGTACATTATGAAAAAAGGAAACCAAACCCTGCCAGATGTGCTGGCTGTGGGAAAGTACTTCATGGAGTACCTAGAGAGAGACCATATAGAATTAGAAAATTATCAAAAACAAAAAGACGGCCAAATAGACCATATGGTGGTTATTATTGCTCAGAATGCATGAGGAAAGTCTTTAAAAAAGAGGCTAGATCAATATGA
- a CDS encoding cytidylate kinase (COGs: COG1102 Cytidylate kinase~InterPro IPR011892: IPR011994~KEGG: msi:Msm_0734 cytidylate kinase~PFAM: cytidylate kinase region~PRIAM: Cytidylate kinase~SPTR: B9AE65 Putative uncharacterized protein~TIGRFAM: cytidylate kinase~PFAM: Cytidylate kinase; Adenylate kinase~TIGRFAM: cytidylate kinase; cytidylate kinase, putative): MIITISGLAGSGTTTLSKILSKKLNYKHISAGDIFRKMAEERNMSLLEFSKFAEENEEIDIKIDEKQAELAKNSDNLIIEGRLSGHFVDADLKVWLTAPFDVRAKRISKRESKPLEVVKKEIKRREKSEALRYKKIHGIDINNLDIYDLIINSSTFSAEEIAEIIIKALEVIQWRQ, encoded by the coding sequence ATGATAATAACCATCAGTGGTTTGGCTGGCAGTGGTACAACCACACTATCTAAAATTTTATCAAAAAAATTAAATTATAAGCATATATCTGCTGGTGATATTTTTAGGAAAATGGCAGAAGAAAGAAATATGAGTTTATTAGAATTTAGTAAATTTGCAGAAGAAAATGAAGAAATTGACATAAAAATAGATGAAAAACAAGCAGAATTGGCAAAAAATTCTGACAATTTAATAATTGAAGGTAGATTATCTGGTCATTTTGTAGATGCAGATTTAAAGGTATGGTTAACAGCGCCATTTGATGTGAGAGCAAAAAGAATTAGTAAGAGAGAATCTAAACCGTTAGAAGTTGTTAAAAAAGAAATAAAAAGAAGAGAAAAAAGTGAAGCACTTAGATATAAAAAAATACATGGAATAGATATAAACAATCTTGATATTTATGACCTTATAATAAATTCTAGTACTTTTAGTGCAGAAGAAATAGCCGAAATCATAATAAAAGCATTAGAGGTGATTCAATGGCGGCAATAG
- a CDS encoding LSU ribosomal protein L14E (COGs: COG2163 Ribosomal protein L14E/L6E/L27E~KEGG: mth:MTH31 50S ribosomal protein L14e~SPTR: O26139 50S ribosomal protein L14e) produces MAAIDIGRVCIKTAGREAGNVCVILDIVDKNFVEVVGPNVKHRRCNIKHLEPTNKKIDIDTDDIEEIKKKLEEFEEKIRS; encoded by the coding sequence ATGGCGGCAATAGACATTGGAAGAGTATGTATAAAAACTGCTGGAAGAGAAGCAGGGAACGTTTGTGTAATTTTAGATATAGTTGATAAAAATTTTGTTGAAGTTGTTGGACCTAACGTTAAACACAGGAGATGTAATATAAAACATTTAGAACCAACTAACAAAAAAATTGATATAGACACTGATGATATAGAAGAAATAAAGAAAAAACTTGAAGAATTTGAAGAAAAAATAAGAAGTTGA
- a CDS encoding tRNA pseudouridine synthase B (COGs: COG0130 Pseudouridine synthase~InterPro IPR004802: IPR004521: IPR020103: IPR015947: IPR 002478: IPR012960: IPR002501~KEGG: mth:MTH32 H/ACA RNA-protein complex component Cbf5p~PFAM: pseudouridylate synthase TruB domain protein; DKCLD domain protein; PUA domain containing protein~SMART: PUA domain containing protein~SPTR: O26140 Probable tRNA pseudouridine synthase B~TIGRFAM: rRNA pseudouridine synthase~PFAM: PUA domain; TruB family pseudouridylate synthase (N terminal domain); DKCLD (NUC011) domain~TIGRFAM: rRNA pseudouridine synthase, putative; tRNA pseudouridine 55 synthase; uncharacterized domain 2): protein MCSFLVKSEANTNPKYGCSPEDRPIEEYIAKGVVNLDKPAGPTSHEVAAWVRKILGVKKVGHGGTLDPKVTGVLPIGIEKATRIMPLLLKAKKEYVCLMRLHKKVDEEEIRKILEEFQGKIFQTPPLRSAVKRELRVRRIYYVKLLEIEGKDVLFRIGCEAGTYIRKYCYDVGEALGVGAHMAELRRTMVGPFKEDDTLVTLHDLTDAYHYYIEDGDESLLRKVILPMEKAVEHLPEIVIRDTAVDAICHGSYLAAPGVVGLSDNIKRGDIVAIKTLKGELVAVGTATMSSQEILLSSKGIVVNINKVFMERGIYPQVWKTEKYKNNIS, encoded by the coding sequence ATGTGTAGCTTCTTAGTAAAATCTGAGGCCAATACAAATCCCAAGTATGGATGTTCTCCAGAAGATAGACCTATAGAGGAGTATATAGCTAAAGGAGTTGTAAATTTAGATAAACCTGCTGGACCTACTTCTCATGAAGTTGCAGCCTGGGTTAGAAAAATATTAGGCGTTAAAAAAGTTGGACATGGTGGAACTTTAGATCCTAAAGTAACTGGAGTATTACCCATAGGTATAGAGAAAGCTACAAGGATAATGCCTCTTCTCCTAAAAGCAAAAAAAGAATATGTTTGCTTAATGAGACTACATAAAAAAGTAGATGAAGAAGAAATTCGTAAAATATTGGAAGAGTTTCAAGGTAAAATTTTTCAAACGCCTCCCTTACGTTCAGCCGTAAAAAGAGAATTAAGAGTTAGAAGAATATATTATGTGAAATTGTTGGAAATAGAAGGTAAAGATGTTTTATTTAGAATAGGTTGTGAAGCAGGCACTTATATCAGAAAATATTGTTACGATGTTGGGGAAGCTCTAGGTGTAGGAGCACATATGGCAGAACTCCGACGTACAATGGTTGGTCCATTCAAGGAGGATGACACATTAGTCACCCTTCATGATTTGACTGATGCATATCACTACTATATTGAAGATGGTGATGAATCTTTACTTAGAAAAGTCATATTACCTATGGAGAAAGCTGTTGAACATCTTCCTGAAATTGTGATACGTGATACTGCTGTTGATGCTATATGTCATGGTTCATATCTTGCAGCTCCTGGTGTTGTTGGATTAAGTGATAATATTAAGAGGGGAGATATTGTAGCTATCAAGACTTTAAAGGGAGAATTAGTTGCTGTAGGGACAGCCACCATGTCCTCACAAGAAATACTTCTTTCCAGTAAGGGCATTGTTGTAAATATTAATAAAGTTTTTATGGAGAGAGGTATATATCCACAAGTATGGAAGACCGAAAAATATAAAAATAATATATCATAA